A window of Treponema sp. J25 genomic DNA:
TCACTTTTTGACATTTTGTCCAAGTTTTTGCCGTCGGTGATGTCCTCATCCAGATACTGGAGACGCAGGGACAGGTGCCTGCACGCAGCCGCCATCGTCGCGTAATCTTTTTCGGTCATAACTCTATCCCCCTTCCGCGGTCCCGGGACCGCTTTTTTTCCTGTATCCGTTGCAGTCTCTCAGGTTCCTGTTGCGGTACCTGCAACGGGGCTGTGGTATCCTGTTCAGTTTTTTTATTTTCATTTTCAAATTGATTTAGGACTATATCAATACCAATTTTAATTGCCTTTTTAATCTCAATCCAAAATTTTTTACCTAGATGTTTCTGTGGCACTTTATCAATGCCCCGTTCTTTATAAGACCTATGGTCAATTTTTTTTTGGTATCTTTCAAGATATTTATTAGCAACATCTTGCCAAATTCTTCTTATACCTAAAACAAATTCTTTATTGTCCATCCATCGAATCTTTTTTCCCCATCCATCAGGTGTAAGTTCACGGGTCGGAATTAACATATGCACATGAGGGTTGTCGGGTTTGTTATGTATCACAACATCGACAGGTATATAAAAACTGTCCCAAAACACCTTTGACATAGTTTCTACGCAATCCAACTTTTCCCTCTCAGATAGCTCAATCGGCAATGCAAATTCTATCTCGCGGGCAAGCCTTGCATCCTTTCGCTTCTCGGCCCGCTCGATAGACTCCCAAAGTGTCTGTCGCTCCGTGGCCCAGTCGGGCAAATTATTACCATATATAGGGAGCGTAATAATATCTTTACGATTGCTATAATCTACAGTTGTCCCGTCAAGTGTTTTTAGCTTTGTTCCGGAGCGATAGGCCGACGCTTTTATTGCGCTGTGGCCCTTGCTGCGGGTCAGGACCTTAACGTGCAGGTGATAGATGGCCATAGAAAGCGGCGCCTCCTCCCACACACCGACCGGGCGGGCCTTTCCGGTAGGCCCTTAGGTCGGTGTGTGGGATCTTTTGGGGTCAAGGGGACTGGTCCCCTTGCGGGGTG
This region includes:
- a CDS encoding MobA/MobL family protein — encoded protein: MAIYHLHVKVLTRSKGHSAIKASAYRSGTKLKTLDGTTVDYSNRKDIITLPIYGNNLPDWATERQTLWESIERAEKRKDARLAREIEFALPIELSEREKLDCVETMSKVFWDSFYIPVDVVIHNKPDNPHVHMLIPTRELTPDGWGKKIRWMDNKEFVLGIRRIWQDVANKYLERYQKKIDHRSYKERGIDKVPQKHLGKKFWIEIKKAIKIGIDIVLNQFENENKKTEQDTTAPLQVPQQEPERLQRIQEKKRSRDRGRGIEL